The Listeria welshimeri serovar 6b str. SLCC5334 genome has a window encoding:
- a CDS encoding ABC transporter ATP-binding protein, whose translation METVLQAKNVRKIYGSKGNVYTALENISIDIKEGEFTGIMGPSGAGKSTLLNVLSTIDKPTSGEIMISGQELENMNEQQMSTFRRDKLGFIFQDYNLLDTLTIRENIILPLALAKRPVKEMEAKLAIISKKFDITDILDKYPSEISGGQKQRTAASRAIITSPSLVFADEPTGALDSKSATNLLESLRDLNEQDKSTIMMVTHDAFAASFCKRILFIKDGELYTEIYRGTKTRKEFFQKILDVLAKLGGDSDDVI comes from the coding sequence ATGGAGACAGTTTTACAAGCAAAAAATGTAAGAAAAATTTATGGAAGCAAAGGAAATGTATACACTGCACTTGAAAATATCAGTATTGATATTAAAGAAGGCGAATTCACAGGAATTATGGGACCTTCTGGGGCAGGTAAATCCACCTTACTAAATGTTTTATCTACTATTGATAAACCAACTTCTGGTGAGATTATGATTTCTGGACAAGAACTTGAAAACATGAATGAACAACAAATGTCTACTTTCCGCCGTGATAAACTAGGTTTTATTTTCCAAGATTACAACTTACTGGATACATTAACCATCCGTGAAAATATTATCCTTCCACTTGCACTAGCAAAACGACCAGTGAAAGAAATGGAAGCAAAATTAGCTATTATTAGTAAGAAATTTGACATCACCGATATTCTAGATAAATATCCTAGTGAAATTTCTGGTGGTCAAAAACAACGCACTGCAGCATCAAGAGCTATTATTACTTCGCCGAGTTTAGTGTTCGCTGATGAACCAACGGGTGCTCTCGATTCTAAATCAGCAACGAATTTACTCGAAAGCTTGCGTGATTTAAATGAACAAGATAAATCAACTATTATGATGGTCACACATGATGCTTTTGCAGCAAGTTTTTGCAAACGAATTTTATTTATTAAAGACGGAGAATTATATACAGAAATTTATCGTGGAACAAAAACACGTAAGGAGTTCTTCCAAAAAATTCTAGACGTCCTTGCAAAACTGGGGGGCGACTCAGATGACGTTATTTGA
- a CDS encoding ABC transporter permease, with protein MTLFDLAKKNIRHNFVHYFLYFASMIFSIMIYFTFLVLSKDPSVVARIDQSSKLSTAFSSSSVILLIFVAIFILYSNNFFTRKRKKEIGLYSLLGLRKKEIGRMLFYENFIMGLGALVVGILAGTLLSKIFVTILLNLINLDSIGGFAFSWEAVIQTSIVFVIITLFTSFSGYRIIYRTTLLDLFHSEAKREKSPKPSFILALLSIVLIGLGYVIAGQPLESKNSIWVQLGFSIGALVILASVIIGTALFITFFLPYLLTKLRNNKRIFYKGSNIISTSQLTFRISSNAKTLIIISILSATTLSAIGTISSIYYQANTSANTSSPSSFEYLVPKNNATNKEIIKTAESDSEHPVEFKQKSNYLIVKAEGTRPDFVEYDINDGFPVMSETDYNSLVKKQGTPEKTAKLKENEAQMVLSVTYDERARKEMIGEKYTLKATNKPTVEIKSVVVNSPIASVPGLLVLPDKQVAQLTSDQTIPSQAVESITIQNPKQAHDLDKKMQAVVPEDSHLISYTNTYQQIITVTGVLLFIGMFIGFVFLAATGSIIYFKQLTEAYNDIGTFDILKKIGLNRKDIRKILAKQLLVVFLIPLVIGILHSSFALIGLSHMLALDLTLPVVISTGVYTLMYIVYYFVTLNSYTNIVFGKK; from the coding sequence ATGACGTTATTTGATTTAGCTAAGAAAAATATTCGACATAATTTTGTCCATTACTTTTTATATTTTGCATCGATGATTTTCAGTATTATGATTTATTTTACGTTTCTTGTGCTCTCAAAAGATCCATCCGTCGTAGCGCGAATTGACCAATCTTCCAAACTTTCGACTGCATTTTCTAGTTCTTCTGTGATTTTACTTATATTTGTAGCGATTTTTATTCTTTATTCTAATAACTTCTTCACAAGAAAAAGAAAAAAAGAGATTGGCCTTTATTCATTACTTGGGCTTCGCAAAAAAGAAATCGGACGTATGTTGTTTTATGAAAACTTCATTATGGGGCTTGGAGCTCTAGTTGTTGGTATTCTTGCAGGCACATTACTTTCGAAAATTTTTGTAACGATTTTACTTAACTTAATTAACCTTGATAGCATTGGTGGCTTTGCCTTTTCGTGGGAAGCTGTCATTCAAACGAGTATTGTATTTGTCATCATTACATTATTCACCTCGTTTTCAGGCTACCGAATTATTTATCGCACCACTTTACTAGACTTATTCCATTCCGAAGCAAAACGCGAAAAAAGCCCAAAACCTTCTTTTATTTTGGCATTACTTTCTATCGTATTAATCGGACTTGGGTATGTGATAGCTGGACAACCACTTGAATCTAAAAATTCTATTTGGGTCCAACTTGGTTTCTCCATTGGAGCTCTCGTTATTTTAGCTTCTGTCATTATTGGTACGGCTTTATTTATTACGTTTTTCTTACCATATTTACTTACAAAACTAAGAAATAATAAACGAATTTTTTATAAAGGTAGCAATATCATTTCTACATCACAATTAACGTTTAGAATTTCATCCAATGCAAAAACATTGATAATTATATCCATTTTAAGTGCGACAACGCTCTCTGCTATAGGGACGATAAGTAGTATTTACTATCAAGCAAATACATCTGCAAACACGTCCTCACCTTCGAGTTTTGAATATTTAGTTCCTAAAAATAACGCGACAAACAAGGAGATAATCAAAACGGCTGAAAGTGATTCAGAACACCCCGTCGAGTTTAAACAGAAAAGTAATTATTTGATTGTTAAAGCAGAAGGAACTCGACCTGATTTTGTCGAATATGATATTAATGACGGTTTTCCAGTGATGTCTGAAACAGATTATAACTCTCTTGTGAAAAAACAAGGCACACCTGAAAAAACCGCTAAACTAAAAGAAAACGAAGCACAAATGGTCCTTTCAGTCACGTATGATGAAAGAGCAAGGAAAGAAATGATAGGAGAAAAATATACGCTAAAAGCCACCAATAAACCAACCGTTGAAATAAAATCAGTTGTGGTGAATTCACCTATTGCTTCTGTTCCCGGCCTACTTGTTCTTCCAGATAAACAAGTAGCACAATTAACAAGTGATCAAACCATTCCTTCTCAAGCCGTCGAATCTATTACTATCCAGAACCCAAAACAAGCCCATGATTTAGATAAAAAAATGCAGGCTGTTGTTCCAGAAGATTCCCATCTTATTTCTTATACAAATACCTATCAGCAAATCATCACAGTAACGGGTGTACTTCTATTTATAGGCATGTTTATTGGATTCGTATTCTTAGCAGCAACAGGAAGTATCATCTACTTCAAACAGCTAACAGAAGCTTACAACGACATCGGCACATTCGATATATTGAAAAAAATTGGTCTTAATCGAAAAGATATCCGTAAAATACTTGCTAAACAATTACTAGTTGTTTTCTTAATTCCTCTCGTTATTGGGATTCTTCATAGTAGTTTCGCATTAATCGGACTTTCACACATGTTAGCACTAGACTTAACATTACCAGTTGTCATTTCTACTGGTGTCTACACATTAATGTATATAGTTTATTATTTTGTGACATTAAACAGCTACACGAATATCGTTTTTGGTAAAAAATAA